Genomic DNA from Deltaproteobacteria bacterium HGW-Deltaproteobacteria-18:
ACTGCGCCCTGGGGGATCTGGTGGACAAGGACCAGGTGCTCGGCAATGTCGACGGCGAGGCCGTCCGGGCCGAGATCGCCGGTTTACTGCGCGGCCAGATCCGACCCAACGGGCACGTGCCCAAAGGCCTCAAGCTCGGGGACATCGACCCGCGCGGCGACGTGTCCTACCTGCACACCATCTCCGACAAAGGCCGCGCCCTGGGTGGGGCCGTGCTGGAATGTATCATGAGGGCCTACAATTGATCAGCCCATACCGCCCTGACACGGCCATGGCCGACGCCCTGGACCTTCCGGACCGGGGCCTCATGGCCATCGTTGGCGCCGGGGGCAAGACCACGGCCATGTACCGCCTGGCCGCGGAACTGATCGCCCGCGGCCTGCGCACGGCCTGCGCCACCACCACGAAAATCTTCCCGCCGGCGCCGCACCAGGCCGAGCTCGTCCTGGCCGAGAACAACACGCGCCTGCTGGACATGTGCCGAGAAACCTCGGCCGTGAGGCGCCCCGTCTGCCTGGGCTGGGCCCTCGACGGGCAAAAGCTCCTAGGGCTCGAAACGGAGTTCATCCATCGCCTCGCCGACACAAAAGTCTTCGACTGGATCCTGGTGGAGGCCGACGGCGCGCGCTGCCTGCCCCTCAAGGTCCCGGCAGCGCACGAACCCGTAATACCCGGCCGCAGCACCCACGTGCTGGCCGTGGCGGGCCTGACCGCCATCGGCAGCCCCCTGAACGAGGAGCATGTCTGCCGCAGCGCGCGCTACGCCGAACTGACCGGGCTGGCCCCGGGCAGCCCGGTCACGCCCGCCTCCGTGGCCTACGCCTGCGCCCATGCCGAAGGCATGTACAAGGGAACCCCGGACGCGGCGGTGCGCCTGCTCTGGCTGAACCAGGCCGACACCCCTCGCGCCCTGGACCGCGGGCGGGAAGTGCTGGGGCTGCTGTCCGACAGCGGTGCGCTGCCCCAACGCGCCTGCCTGGGCGCGGCTGGACGCGCCCAGTGCGTCATGGAGGTCTGGACGTGAGCGTACGCGGAGTGATTCTGGCCGCAGGGCTCGGGCGCCGCATGGGTGTGACCAAGCAGCTTTTGCCCATGCACGGACGGCCCATCCTTCAGCACGTCATCGACGCGGCGCGCAGCTCCGACCT
This window encodes:
- the yqeC gene encoding putative selenium-dependent hydroxylase accessory protein YqeC, whose translation is MYHEGLQLISPYRPDTAMADALDLPDRGLMAIVGAGGKTTAMYRLAAELIARGLRTACATTTKIFPPAPHQAELVLAENNTRLLDMCRETSAVRRPVCLGWALDGQKLLGLETEFIHRLADTKVFDWILVEADGARCLPLKVPAAHEPVIPGRSTHVLAVAGLTAIGSPLNEEHVCRSARYAELTGLAPGSPVTPASVAYACAHAEGMYKGTPDAAVRLLWLNQADTPRALDRGREVLGLLSDSGALPQRACLGAAGRAQCVMEVWT